The DNA window ATGTGCCTGGGGAGCGGACGTTTAGACAATTGCCCTCACGGACCGCGTTTGACCCGATCCAGACCTACACCGACTATCCACTGTTCACTTGCCTCACATCCCTGACGACATCGAGGAAGGCCCGCAAGGCCGGCGGCACGGCTCGGTGTCCCGGGTAGTAGATGGCCGCTCGCCCCGGTTCGTGCATCCAGGCGGACAACACCGTCCGCAGTCGCCCCTCTGCAATGGCGGCTTCGGCAGCCCAGCTCGCCACATACGCGATCCCCAAGCCGTGTGCGGCCGCGTCCGCCATCAGTCCCTCGTCATCGAGAACCACGGGTCCGCTTGTATCGATCGTCAATTCCTGCCCAGCCCGCTCGAACTCCCACTGGTACAGCTTGCCGCTCGGCGTGCGGTGGCCGATGCAGCGATGATGCTGAAGGTCGTCCGGAGTTGTCGGCTCACCGGCGCGCTCGAGATAGGCCGGTGATGCAACACAGACGAACCCGATCGGGCGGGCGAGGGGCACCGCGATCATGTCCTTCGGAATGGCTTCGATAAGACGGACACCGGCATCGAAGCCGCCCGACACGATGTCAACCAAGCGTCCCTCG is part of the Microvirga terrae genome and encodes:
- a CDS encoding LysR family transcriptional regulator yields the protein MMRPSLNDLTAFVAVATHRSFRRAADELGTAPSTLSHAMRGLEERLGVRLLNRTTRSVSPTEAGLEMLSRLQVALTSLDEALDAVSAFRGQVAGRVRINAPRVAAAVLVREVLPRMAERFPDVTVDLVVEGRLVDIVSGGFDAGVRLIEAIPKDMIAVPLARPIGFVCVASPAYLERAGEPTTPDDLQHHRCIGHRTPSGKLYQWEFERAGQELTIDTSGPVVLDDEGLMADAAAHGLGIAYVASWAAEAAIAEGRLRTVLSAWMHEPGRAAIYYPGHRAVPPALRAFLDVVRDVRQVNSG